Proteins encoded by one window of Geobacter sp. DSM 9736:
- the mnmG gene encoding tRNA uridine-5-carboxymethylaminomethyl(34) synthesis enzyme MnmG, with protein MICYDKVYDVIVVGAGHAGCEAALAAARMGSVTLLLTINLDAVALMSCNPAIGGLAKGHLVKEIDALGGEMGKNIDATGIQFRVLNTKKGPAVRASRAQADKQQYRLRMKRILESQQRLDLKQGEVTGLHLEDGEVRGVDTRAGVRYAGRTVILTTGTFMRGLIHIGLTNYPGGRAGDLPSIGLSDQLRTLGFSVGRLKTGTPARLDGRTIDFSKLEPQHGDDPPVPFSFSSTRIERAQVPCHIAYTNERSHDIIRSGLDRSPLYAGIIEGVGPRYCPSIEDKVVRFPEKPRHQTFIEPEGLDTVEVYPSGLSTSLPIDIQFAFYRSIVGLEQVEIMRPAYAIEYDYVDPVQLHASLETKNVRNLYHAGQVNGTSGYEEAAAQGLMAGINAALRIKGKAPLILDRSDAYIGVMIDDLVTLGTKEPYRMFTSRAEYRLLLREDNADLRLREKGYALGLVPEEEYSLFLVKRERIKEELLRLRGTKILPSAADQELLAEFGLSGMQNALSLEQLLRRPDVGFTELERFDPHSSTIEPAVREQVETQVKYQGYIERQLDQVERSRKFEHTQIPKDFDYASVSGFTAEVREKLQKWRPDTLGQASRIPGVTPAAISVLSIALKARKTG; from the coding sequence ATGATCTGTTACGACAAGGTATATGACGTTATTGTGGTAGGTGCCGGGCATGCCGGCTGTGAAGCGGCTCTCGCAGCTGCGCGCATGGGGTCTGTCACGCTGCTTCTCACGATAAATCTGGATGCAGTTGCTCTCATGTCGTGCAACCCGGCAATAGGTGGGCTTGCCAAGGGGCATCTGGTTAAGGAGATCGATGCGCTCGGCGGCGAGATGGGAAAGAACATAGACGCCACCGGCATTCAGTTCCGGGTGCTTAATACGAAGAAGGGGCCGGCTGTGCGTGCTTCGAGGGCACAGGCTGACAAGCAGCAGTACCGGCTACGGATGAAGCGGATTCTAGAAAGCCAGCAGCGGCTCGACCTGAAACAGGGTGAGGTGACTGGATTGCACCTGGAGGATGGAGAGGTGCGTGGCGTCGATACCCGCGCGGGTGTCAGATATGCCGGGAGAACGGTAATCCTCACTACGGGAACCTTCATGCGGGGGCTCATCCATATCGGGCTCACCAACTATCCCGGTGGAAGGGCTGGAGATCTTCCGTCAATCGGTCTTTCCGACCAGTTGCGCACGCTCGGCTTCTCCGTAGGCCGCCTGAAGACTGGTACGCCTGCCAGGCTCGACGGACGCACCATCGATTTCAGCAAGCTCGAACCGCAACACGGGGATGATCCGCCGGTTCCCTTCTCCTTTTCCTCCACTCGGATCGAAAGGGCACAGGTGCCGTGTCACATCGCCTACACCAACGAACGTAGTCATGACATCATACGTTCGGGCCTGGACCGGTCACCCCTCTATGCCGGCATTATCGAGGGGGTCGGCCCGCGCTACTGCCCCTCCATTGAAGACAAAGTCGTGCGTTTTCCGGAAAAGCCGCGGCATCAGACCTTCATAGAGCCGGAGGGTTTGGATACGGTGGAGGTGTACCCGAGTGGACTCTCCACATCCCTTCCGATAGACATCCAGTTTGCTTTCTACCGTTCCATCGTAGGGCTGGAGCAGGTGGAAATAATGCGCCCTGCTTATGCAATAGAGTATGACTATGTGGACCCCGTTCAGCTTCACGCAAGTCTGGAAACGAAGAATGTGCGCAACCTCTACCATGCCGGGCAGGTTAACGGTACGTCAGGGTATGAGGAAGCTGCAGCACAGGGGTTGATGGCGGGAATAAATGCAGCCCTGCGCATAAAGGGAAAGGCACCGCTGATACTTGATCGAAGCGACGCCTATATCGGTGTGATGATCGACGATCTCGTGACCCTCGGAACCAAAGAGCCGTACCGCATGTTCACTTCAAGGGCGGAGTACCGGCTCCTTCTCAGGGAGGACAACGCAGATTTGCGCTTGCGAGAGAAGGGGTATGCTCTCGGACTGGTTCCGGAGGAGGAGTATAGTCTCTTTCTCGTGAAACGGGAGAGGATAAAGGAAGAGCTCCTGCGCCTGCGGGGCACCAAGATTCTTCCTTCGGCAGCAGACCAGGAACTGTTGGCGGAGTTCGGGTTATCGGGGATGCAGAACGCCCTTTCCCTGGAGCAGCTGCTGCGGCGCCCCGATGTAGGTTTTACCGAGTTGGAAAGGTTCGACCCACACAGCTCCACCATTGAACCCGCCGTCCGCGAGCAGGTCGAGACACAGGTCAAGTACCAGGGGTATATAGAGAGGCAGCTTGATCAGGTTGAGCGATCTCGGAAATTCGAGCATACTCAAATACCGAAAGACTTCGACTATGCGTCCGTTTCCGGTTTCACGGCCGAGGTGCGGGAAAAACTTCAAAAATGGCGTCCGGACACGCTAGGGCAGGCTTCTCGTATTCCGGGGGTCACGCCTGCAGCAATCAGTGTCCTTTCCATCGCCCTTAAAGCCCGGAAAACAGGATGA
- the rsmG gene encoding 16S rRNA (guanine(527)-N(7))-methyltransferase RsmG, giving the protein MNDKAKDYLLRGAAEIGVQLSEKDLTQFSLLATELKKWGKKINLTAILDDPGIAVKHFLDSLTLLKFLEGGGRLLDIGSGAGFPAFPLKIVRGGLDVVTVDAVEKKVIFQRNVARLLGLHNFEALHARGEELSGKYPEGFDWIVSRAFSEITSFVEIALPLVKKDGLILAMKGRGGEEEARDAEPALSEMGVSVHDVVVFQLPIAGDARSIVIMRPRRS; this is encoded by the coding sequence ATGAACGATAAAGCAAAAGATTATCTTCTCCGGGGTGCTGCCGAGATTGGCGTGCAGCTTTCCGAGAAGGATTTGACGCAATTTTCTCTGCTTGCGACGGAGCTCAAGAAGTGGGGGAAGAAGATAAATCTCACAGCCATACTGGACGATCCGGGCATAGCGGTAAAACATTTCCTCGATTCCCTGACGCTTCTGAAGTTCCTGGAGGGTGGGGGGCGGCTTCTTGATATCGGGTCAGGAGCCGGGTTTCCGGCGTTCCCGCTGAAAATAGTCAGAGGTGGTCTTGATGTGGTTACCGTGGATGCCGTCGAAAAAAAAGTCATATTTCAACGGAATGTCGCACGGCTTCTGGGACTCCACAATTTTGAAGCGTTGCATGCTCGAGGTGAGGAGCTTTCCGGGAAGTACCCTGAGGGTTTCGACTGGATCGTGTCGAGGGCTTTTTCAGAAATCACCTCTTTCGTTGAAATAGCTCTTCCTCTCGTAAAGAAGGATGGTCTTATACTGGCGATGAAGGGGAGGGGAGGAGAGGAGGAGGCTCGTGACGCTGAACCGGCTCTTTCCGAGATGGGGGTGAGCGTACACGATGTTGTTGTTTTTCAGCTGCCGATTGCCGGAGATGCCCGCTCTATCGTAATAATGAGGCCAAGAAGAAGCTAA
- a CDS encoding glycine zipper family protein has protein sequence MKTRLSIVSLMILPLFLLSACTSYKTQYAGFLPPEGYPNSQNVNGLVIGSEAYADKRSAEKAFGFDIKGAGLLPVQVVLENKSGKSVEFVASQTFLVDREGRYWNIIPTREALSRLEKSTQMAAFVGKGAGKGAVLGGLAGTVLGAAFGIVSGRSIGEAALRGGAVGAAGGAVVGGAQEGTSGEREYRIADDLRAKSLEGKAIEDSFLANGFLFFPAEATSAKELRLQYREKETGAVRTINLRYPEKTDK, from the coding sequence ATGAAAACAAGGCTTTCTATAGTCTCATTGATGATCCTGCCGTTATTTCTTCTTTCGGCCTGCACTTCCTACAAAACTCAATATGCAGGATTCCTTCCCCCAGAGGGCTACCCCAATTCCCAAAACGTGAACGGGCTTGTAATCGGCAGTGAAGCCTACGCCGATAAAAGGAGCGCAGAGAAGGCTTTCGGCTTCGACATCAAGGGTGCGGGGCTCCTGCCGGTCCAGGTCGTACTTGAAAACAAGAGCGGCAAGAGCGTTGAATTCGTAGCGTCACAAACATTTCTTGTAGACCGGGAAGGGCGGTACTGGAACATAATCCCTACACGCGAGGCTTTAAGCCGGCTGGAGAAGTCGACGCAGATGGCGGCTTTCGTAGGGAAGGGCGCAGGAAAAGGGGCGGTGCTCGGAGGCCTTGCAGGGACTGTTCTGGGAGCTGCGTTCGGAATAGTCTCGGGACGCAGCATAGGCGAAGCAGCCCTCAGGGGAGGAGCGGTAGGAGCAGCCGGAGGGGCGGTTGTCGGCGGAGCTCAGGAGGGAACATCGGGGGAAAGAGAGTACAGGATCGCAGACGACCTGAGGGCGAAGAGCCTCGAAGGCAAAGCAATAGAGGATTCATTTCTCGCTAATGGATTCCTCTTTTTCCCTGCAGAGGCAACCAGTGCGAAAGAACTGCGGCTCCAGTACAGGGAGAAGGAGACAGGAGCAGTGCGTACGATCAACCTCAGGTATCCTGAAAAAACGGATAAGTAG
- the mnmE gene encoding tRNA uridine-5-carboxymethylaminomethyl(34) synthesis GTPase MnmE: MYAKDTIAAISTPIGEGGIGIVRISGSHARQIAEQVFRRNRNGGWYSHRFYYGTVLDPVSGEHIDEALVVWMQEPRSYTGEHVVEIQCHGGYLVVQRILSIVVRQGARLADPGEFTRRAFLNGRLDLIQAEAVIDVIRSKTDAALALAQRQREGVLSRRIEEAREGILHSLALAEAFIDFPEEDLDDASYAEMGQSAGKSLAILRQLLDGFDEGKVLREGVSVLIIGKPNVGKSSLLNALLKEKRAIVTSVPGTTRDIIEEIVNINGLPVRLVDTAGIRDSDDQVERLGIDLALERIPQADLVIFLLDSSRPFDTDDRLLLDRLEGIRYIVVCNKKDLPSQLHLPQDVAAAETVSISASDGDGIEDLKKAIYRAFIQGTVTDSRESVAISHARHRDALRKGVESLVAFQTGLASGNELELLAVDLRDSLHAVGEVTGETTPDEVLDLIFTRFCIGK, translated from the coding sequence CGCGGCAGATCGCTGAGCAAGTATTCCGTCGAAACAGGAACGGTGGCTGGTATAGCCACCGTTTTTATTATGGTACGGTCTTAGATCCTGTTTCGGGAGAACATATCGATGAGGCCCTTGTCGTATGGATGCAGGAGCCACGTTCGTACACCGGAGAACATGTGGTGGAAATCCAGTGCCACGGCGGGTACCTTGTCGTGCAGCGGATTCTCTCGATTGTGGTGAGGCAGGGTGCACGCCTGGCCGATCCTGGAGAGTTCACGCGACGCGCCTTTCTCAACGGCAGGCTGGATCTTATTCAGGCCGAGGCGGTGATCGACGTCATAAGAAGCAAGACTGACGCCGCGCTGGCGCTGGCCCAGCGACAGCGGGAGGGTGTACTTTCCAGACGCATCGAAGAAGCTCGTGAGGGCATCCTGCATTCACTGGCACTGGCCGAGGCATTCATTGATTTTCCCGAGGAGGATCTGGACGACGCTTCCTATGCCGAAATGGGACAGAGTGCCGGTAAGTCACTTGCTATCTTGCGGCAGCTTCTGGACGGCTTCGATGAAGGGAAGGTCCTGCGAGAGGGGGTATCTGTCCTCATCATCGGAAAGCCCAATGTTGGCAAGTCGAGTCTTCTTAACGCACTTCTGAAAGAGAAACGAGCAATAGTCACTTCTGTTCCGGGAACCACAAGGGATATAATCGAGGAGATTGTCAATATTAACGGTCTTCCTGTGAGGCTCGTAGATACCGCCGGCATTCGTGATTCCGATGATCAGGTTGAACGGCTCGGCATAGATCTCGCTCTTGAGAGAATTCCTCAGGCCGACCTTGTCATCTTCCTTCTCGACAGTTCCCGCCCTTTTGATACCGACGACAGGCTGCTGCTTGATCGTCTCGAAGGAATAAGATATATCGTCGTGTGCAACAAGAAGGATCTTCCTTCTCAATTGCATCTGCCTCAGGATGTCGCTGCTGCAGAAACGGTATCAATCTCTGCTTCCGATGGTGACGGTATCGAGGATCTGAAAAAAGCCATATATCGTGCTTTTATTCAAGGCACCGTTACTGACAGCCGGGAATCTGTCGCCATTTCCCATGCCCGGCACCGGGATGCATTGAGAAAGGGAGTTGAAAGTCTGGTTGCATTCCAGACCGGCCTGGCCTCCGGAAATGAGCTAGAGCTTCTTGCTGTCGATCTTCGCGACTCCCTTCATGCTGTTGGTGAAGTGACCGGAGAGACCACCCCCGATGAAGTTCTAGACCTTATCTTCACTCGCTTCTGTATCGGTAAATAA
- a CDS encoding DUF1318 domain-containing protein, protein MNVRMIVKWLLMWACGSLAACAIITVNVYFPEKDVKQAYKSLDEMLLKQGDSQEGAQPGTGSGNGAEGENKPQSWLLYKGVSLFLVTEAHAEEPVADQLAIEISSMPEVLKAYDEMKERLSLMDRLRESGAVGETKQGLVSVRDKGKLGGNQAAVEAENSNRKTIITAMAKAILKLNKQPQDSAALNQVLGKAAASYASTKQEEAKTGWWIELQNGRWVQKQ, encoded by the coding sequence ATGAATGTGCGTATGATTGTGAAGTGGCTGCTGATGTGGGCCTGCGGAAGTCTGGCTGCGTGTGCCATCATAACTGTCAACGTTTACTTTCCGGAAAAGGACGTGAAGCAGGCATACAAATCGCTGGATGAAATGCTGCTGAAGCAGGGGGACTCGCAGGAGGGGGCGCAGCCAGGAACAGGAAGCGGAAACGGTGCTGAGGGAGAGAACAAGCCGCAGAGCTGGCTGCTATATAAAGGGGTATCCCTCTTTCTGGTAACTGAAGCGCATGCCGAGGAACCCGTAGCGGATCAGCTTGCGATAGAGATATCGAGCATGCCGGAAGTTCTCAAGGCATATGACGAGATGAAGGAGCGTTTGTCGCTGATGGACAGGCTCAGGGAGAGCGGTGCAGTAGGAGAGACGAAGCAGGGGCTGGTCAGTGTAAGGGACAAGGGGAAGCTTGGAGGGAACCAGGCGGCGGTGGAAGCAGAGAATTCGAACCGCAAGACGATCATAACCGCCATGGCGAAGGCAATCCTGAAGCTCAATAAGCAGCCCCAGGACTCTGCCGCACTGAACCAGGTGCTGGGGAAGGCTGCTGCCAGCTACGCCTCGACCAAGCAGGAGGAAGCAAAGACGGGCTGGTGGATCGAGCTGCAGAACGGGCGGTGGGTCCAGAAGCAGTAG